Proteins encoded in a region of the Sparus aurata chromosome 6, fSpaAur1.1, whole genome shotgun sequence genome:
- the LOC115584120 gene encoding E3 ubiquitin-protein ligase MARCH9-like — protein sequence MFKYRIRMFFNELKVLFLMRSGSSSSRRTDTGTDPDTQTRMRGLAMGGCGWPPLGCSHRDDEEEYYGSDPRPRSLAFENNEDGAKDNKDGGLDAASLPSLSESGTRSPQCRICFQGPEKGELLSPCRCAGSVRCTHQSCLIRWISERGSWSCELCYFKYQVLAISTKNPLQWQAISLTVIERVQIAAIILGSLFLIASISWLVWSSLSPQAKWQRQDLLFQICYGMYGFMDIVCIGLIIHEGSSVYRIFKRWQAVNQKWKVLNYEKAKDLDDPIGSSSKGCVERNSSNTDGRRTGRHVRTILNHHCGYTILHILSQLRPNNLRHANQEVVMRVTTV from the exons ATGTTTAAGTATCGGATCCGGATGTTTTTCAATGAACTCAAAGTGTTGTTCCTGATGCGCTCCggatccagcagcagcaggaggacggacaCAGGCACAGACCCGGACACCCAGACCAGGATGAGAGGGCTCGCCATGGGGGGCTGTGGGTGGCCGCCTCTCGGCTGCTCCCACCGGGACGATGAGGAGGAATATTACGGCTCTGACCCGCGGCCACGCAGCCTGGCCTTTGAGAACAATGAGGATGGAGCCAAAGACAACAAGGACGGAGGCCTGGACGCAGCTTCCCTCCCGAGTCTGTCAGAGAGCGGGACTCGATCACCGCAGTGCCGGATCTGCTTCCAGGGGCCGGAGAAG GGGGAGCTGTTGAGCCCGTGTCGCTGTGCAGGCTCTGTGCGCTGCACCCACCAGTCCTGCCTTATCCGCTGGATCAGTGAGAGGGGCTCCTGGAGTTGTGAGCTCTGCTACTTCAAGTACCAGGTCCTGGCCATCAGCACCAAGAACCCACTGCAG TGGCAGGCCATCTCCCTGACTGTGATCGAGAGGGTGCAGATTGCAGCCATTATCCTGGGCTCTTTGTTCCTCATCGCCAGTATCTCCTGGCTGGTGTGGTCCTCTCTCAGCCCTCAAGCCAAGTGGCAGCGGCAGGACCTCCTCTTCCAGATCTGCTACGGCATGTACGGCTTCATGGACATAGTTTGTATAG GCCTTATAATCCATGAAGGATCGTCTGTTTACCGGATCTTTAAGCGCTGGCAGGCGGTGAACCAGAAGTGGAAAGTGCTTAATTATGAGAAAGCAAAGGACTTAGATGATCCCATCGGTTCCAGCAGTAAAGGTTGTGTGGAGAGGAACTCCTCTAACACAGACGGACGGAGGACGGGTCGTCACGTCAGGACTATTCTCAACCACCACTGTGGCTATACTATTTTGCACATCCTCAGCCAGTTAAGACCCAACAACCTGCGCCATGCCAACCAAGAGGTGGTCATGAGGGTGACCACTGTATGA
- the mettl1 gene encoding tRNA (guanine-N(7)-)-methyltransferase: MSSSMPQKRYYRQRAHSNPMAYHTFDYPVCPQEMDWSELYPDYFPGNPSEKEGPRVEFADIGCGYGGLLVELSPLFPDKLILGLEIRVKVSDYVRDRIQSLRASEPGNYQNIACLRSNAMKYLPNFFSKGQLSKMFFLFPDPHFKKTKHKWRIISPTLLAEYAYTLRVGGLVYTMTDVEEVHVWMVKHFTEHPLFTRVSDEELVGDVIISRLGTCTEEGKKVQRNGGKNFLAVFRRIEDLN, from the exons ATGAGTTCGTCGATGCCGCAGAAGCGTTACTACAGACAACGAGCCCATTCAAACCCGATGGCTTACCACACGTTTGATTA ccCTGTGTGTCCACAGGAAATGGACTGGTCTGAGCTGTATCCAGATTACTTCCCTGGCAACCCCTCTGAGAAAGAGGGCCCTCGAGTTGAGTTTGCAGACATTGGATGTGGATATGGGGGACTTTTAG TGGAGTTATCACCACTTTTCCCAGACAAGCTCATCCTAGGCCTGGAGATCCGAGTGAAAGTGTCAGATTATGTTCGGGATCGTATCCAGTCACTGCGGGCGTCAGAACCAGGGAACTACCAGAACATTGCCTGCCTTCGCAGCAATGCGATGAAGTACCTTCCCAACTTCTTCTCAAAAGGACAG ctcagtAAGATGTTCTTCCTCTTCCCTGACCCTCACTTTAAGAAGACCAAGCACAAATGGAGGATCATTAGTCCAACGTTACTGGCAGAGTATGCCTACACACTGAGAGTCGGG GGTTTGGTGTACACCATGACAGATGTGGAGGAGGTGCACGTCTGGATGGTGAAGCACTTCACTGAACATCCACTGTTTACACGTGTCTCTGATGAAGAGCTG GTTGGAGATGTCATTATAAGTCGATTGGGCACCTGTacagaggaaggaaagaaagtcCAGAGAAATGGCGGGAAGAATTTCCTCGCAGTTTTCCGGAGGATTGAAGATTTAAACTAA